A genomic stretch from Mycosarcoma maydis chromosome 3, whole genome shotgun sequence includes:
- a CDS encoding uncharacterized protein (related to RPC17 - RNA polymerase III subunit C17) — translation MRILKARSALLSDFEVLKVLKEMESEQKAQVHGAIELSEAEDMSEDALRNASTTKSDGDDDSWLSKVPENLRTIQYETISSLSQVTKPCAHQTAENIVAFLDELKARGYSIHDSEAKRGGLGLNRSERLQIVNHAPQSVVELHTLVEELEERFHPHQIEELIALVQTYLPIHPSADVNAYAAKGAQDDPAAVNGIVDESFAEAPAQMSQFTGQVAAAADLDGTDQQNLSNSREPDAERQAADLDYEEDPDVEMDEDDFVHEGGGVIGVEDADADD, via the exons ATGCGGATCCTCAAGGCGCGCTCAGCGCTTTTGAGCGACTTTGAGGTGCTCAAGGTGCTCAAGGAGATGGAGTCAGAGCAAAAGGCACAAGTCCACGGTGCAATCGAACTCAGCGAAGCCGAAGACATGTCAGAAGATGCACTTCGCAACGCATCAACAACCAAGAGCGATGGTGACGACGATTCCTGGCTTTCAAAAGTTCCCGAGAACCTGCGCACCATCCAGTACGAG ACCATCTCATCTCTCAGCCAGGTGACAAAGCCATGCGCACACCAAACCGCGGAAAACATTGTCGCTTTTCTCGATGAACTCAAAGCTCGCGGTTActcgatccacgattcggAAGCCAAAAGGGGCGGCTTGGGCTTGAATCGATCCGAAAGGCTCCAAATCGTCAATCATGCACCACAAAGTGTGGTTGAGCTGCATACGCTTGTCGAAGAACTGGAGGAGCGATTCCACCCGCACCAAATCGAAGAGCTCATCGCGCTTGTGCAAACATATCTGCCCATCCATCCTTCCGCTGACGTCAACGCGTACGCCGCAAAAGGTGCACAGGATGACCCAGCAGCCGTCAACGGCATAGTCGACGAGTCGTTCGCAGAGGCTCCCGCACAGATGAGTCAATTCACAGGCCAGGTGGCTGCAGCGGCCGACTTGGATGGAACAGATCAACAGAACCTGTCGAACAGTCGTGAGCCTGACGCAGAGCGACAAGCAGCGGATCTAGATTACGAGGAGGATCCAGacgtcgagatggatgaaGACGATTTTGTTCATGAAGGTGGGGGCGTAATCGGTGTTgaagatgccgatgctgatgaCTGA
- a CDS encoding rRNA-processing protein SOF1 (related to SOF1 - involved in 18S pre-rRNA production): MKIKALSRSLDVHAPARQGDPAPLSRNLDPALHPFDKPREYTRALNAAKLDRLFAKPFVGALEGHIDGIYSIAKDTNRLNVVASGSGDGEIRLWDLARQKPIYVYPKAHSGIIQSICISPLTFMSPTGNSSVGRRMLSCSTDRTVKVWDADPRPDGLGQTSFNAMDDDEDDNDDMDADMTTGGSLRRGGLLSTRDKDVPPSETLTVYSGKAAFNSLTHHASNAVFASASSSIQTWDLERGGSSDPLLSMTWGPDAINVVRFNLSEREVLASAGSDRGIVLYDLRSGKPLTKMIMQMRANDIAWNPTEPTVFAVASEDHNVYTFDMRHLNSATQVYKDHVAAVMSIDFSPTGTELVTGSYDRTLRIWDYGKGNHSRDVYHTKRMQRIFSTSFSMDARFVLSGSDDGNLRIWKAKASEKLGLLSGREMANREYAENLRSKWSGIGDVAKIEKQRHVPKAIKQAQKLKRTMIDARKNKEENRRKHSKAGDKKPKAARKEAILSQRE, translated from the exons ATG AAGATCAAGGCGCTTTCGAGATCACTCGATGTACATGCACCCGCTCGACAGGGTGACCCTGCCCCTCTTTCGAGGAACCTTGACCCAGCATTGCATCCCTTCGACAAGCCAAGAGAATACACACGTGCACTCAATGCCGCTAAGCTAGACCGCCTCTTCGCTAAGCCGTTTGTCGGCGCCTTGGAAGGTCACATCGATGGCATCTACTCGATCGCAAAGGATACCAACAGGCTTAATGTGGTTGCTTCCGGAAGTGGCGATGGAGAAATTCGTCTTTGGGACCTGGCACGACAGAAGCCTATCTACGTCTATCCAAAGGCACATTCCGGTATCATCCAGTCGATTTGCATCTCACCCCTGACCTTCATGTCACCCACTGGCAACTCCTCGGTGGGCCGCAGGATGCTCTCATGCTCGACAGATCGAACTGTCAAAGTGTGGGATGCGGATCCACGACCGGACGGTCTCGGACAGACAAGTTTTAATGCcatggatgatgatgaagacgacaacgacgacatggATGCAGACATGACCACAGGGGGCAGCTTAAGAAGGGGTGGTCTTCTAAGTACACGAGACAAGGACGTTCCGCCAAGTGAGACACTAACCGTGTACAGTGGCAAGGCAGCGTTCAACTCGCTGACACATCACGCCTCAAACGCGGTCTtcgcctcggcatcgtccTCGATTCAAACTTGGGATCTCGAGCGCGGAGGCTCCTCTGATCCACTACTGTCCATGACCTGGGGACCAGATGCTATCAACGTAGTGCGATTCAATCTCAGCGAGCGCGAAGTTCTGGCCAGTGCTGGCAGCGATCGCGGAATTGTGCTGTACGACTTGCGCAGCGGTAAGCCTCTGACCAAGATGATTATGCAAATGCGAGCAAATGACATTGCGTGGAACCCAACGGAGCCTACCGTATTTGCGGTGGCAAGCGAGGATCACAACGTCTACACGTTTGACATGCGTCACCTCAACTCAGCCACACAAGTCTACAAGGACCACGTTGCAGCCGTCATGTCGATCGACTTCTCCCCCACGGGCACCGAGCTCGTTACGGGCTCATACGATCGAACCCTCCGCATCTGGGACTACGGCAAGGGGAACCACTCACGCGATGTCTACCACACCAAGCGTATGCAGCGCATCTTTTCTACCTCGTTCTCCATGGATGCTCGGTTCGTGCTGAGTGGATCTGACGATGGTAATCTGCGTATCTGGAAGGCcaaagcgagcgagaagcTGGGCTTGCTCAGTGGAAGAGAGATGGCCAACAGGGAATACGCCGAGAACCTTCGCAGCAAGTGGAGTGGTATAGGTGATGTGGCAAagatcgagaagcagaggcacGTACCCAAGGCGATCAAACAGGCACAGAAGCTCAAGAGGACCATGATCGACGCCAGGAAAAACAAGGAGGAGAACAGGCGCAAACATTCGAAAGCAGGAGACAAAAAGCCCAAAGCTGCGCGAAAGGAAGCAATTCTTTCCCAACGCGAGTAg
- a CDS encoding transcription activator HAP2 (related to HAP2 - subunit of the CCAAT-binding complex), with the protein MQSYSHLYEPMSHPSGSSSPHPTSPGGFNVPYTGSPSASHLGATASASSNMAQNPLSFGTFYFQQPTSSQSNHGPLASHPPQHLDSYSSTSHTPHQHFSPSADHHSSSSASVAALSNSGRLSWANSPADSYHGVTSNATTHSSGADSHASLVNNKYPWDINPASMRSDTGHIGSPYSASDLLHPATASALGFDDDSGSGGNVRPRARKRTRAEEEPRSRLSSSSRSRTRPRIPSALSNANSPASDFHHSISSYHADPEDTDITAWINAGDAEDLGTSHVADTEHSRLWSSFGPGFPTEASHASPYHGSATAPALPASLSNSRAQSVVGSEDFAYHASPAIHSGSTNLGLSVSLHDHDAVDVKPGSAQLVQDDSAPAEDEPLYVNAKQYQRILKRRATRARIEEQRKKDFLAYMQTRDKARKEGNGLDEDGKKPYLHESRHRHAVRRPRGPGGRFLTKAEMAQSAASAS; encoded by the coding sequence ATGCAGTCTTACTCACATCTGTACGAGCCTATGAGCCACCCATCGGGTTCCAGCTCTCCACACCCGACGTCGCCTGGTGGCTTCAACGTTCCTTACACCGGCTCTCCTTCTGCTAGTCATCTTGGCGCCACCGCTTCAGCTTCTAGCAATATGGCTCAGAATCCTCTGTCCTTTGGTACTTTCTACTTCCAACAACCAACCTCTTCCCAGTCCAATCACGGCCCATTGGCGAGCCATCCTCCGCAGCATCTTGATTCGTATTCCAGCACATCACATACCCCGCATCAGCACTTTTCGCCCAGTGCTGACCATCATTcctcctcgagcgcttccgTCGCTGCTCTCTCCAATAGCGGTCGTTTGAGCTGGGCCAACTCCCCCGCCGACTCGTATCACGGCGTAACTTCCAACGCTACTACGCACAGCAGTGGTGCTGATAGCCACGCCAGCCTTGTCAACAATAAGTACCCATGGGATATTAATCCTGCTTCTATGCGCTCCGACACTGGTCACATTGGGTCTCCTTACTCTGCCTCGGACTTGCTTCatccagcaacagccagcGCGCTAGGCTTTGACGATGATTCAGGCTCTGGAGGCAATGTTCGTCCTCGTGCTCGTAAACGCACCCGAGCTGAAGAGGAGCCAAGGTCACGtctctcgtcgtcgagccgcagccgcaccCGTCCTCGCATTCCCAGCGCGCTTtccaacgccaacagcCCCGCAAGCGACTTTCACCACAGCATCTCGTCCTATCATGCCGATCCAGAGGACACCGATATTACCGCTTGGATCAACGCCGGCGATGCAGAAGACTTGGGTACTTCTCATGTAGCCGATACAGAACACTCTCGTCTCTGGTCGTCCTTTGGTCCTGGCTTTCCCACCGAGGCTTCTCATGCCAGTCCATATCATGGCTCTGCAACTGCACCAGCGCTACCTGCCTCTCTTTCCAACTCCCGCGCTCAGTCGGTTGTGGGTTCAGAAGATTTTGCATACCATGCCTCTCCTGCTATACACTCCGGCTCCACCAACCTTGGCCTTAGCGTCTCGCTCCACGATCACGATGCCGTTGATGTCAAACCAGGATCCGCACAACTCGTGCAGGACGACTCGGCTCCCGCAGAAGATGAGCCGCTCTACGTCAATGCCAAGCAGTATCAGCGCATTCTCAAGAGGAGAGCCACACGCGCCAGGATCGAAGAGCAAAGGAAAAAGGATTTCCTTGCTTACATGCAGACTCGCGACAAGGCCCGCAAGGAGGGCAATGGTCTCGATGAAGACGGCAAGAAGCCCTACCTTCACGAGAGTAGGCACAGGCATGCCGTCAGGAGGCCAAGAGGTCCTGGAGGAAGGTTTCTTACAAAAGCCGAAATGGCTCAATCCGCCGCTTCAGCTTCCTAG
- a CDS encoding uncharacterized protein (related to ECI1 - delta3-cis-delta2-trans-enoyl-CoA isomerase), with product MSSAKFTSPPPVQPDSVPVALSFAHNCDNRVAVITLNAPEKLNALGWADYKCITQCLEWIALQPDILVTIFTGKGRYFSAGANVKDPSRTLPDHVAKADTNTAHGKATVADFYGARAQAGQGRLALALRKHPKILIAALNGPAVGLSAAILSHCDLVYAYDDFFLFTPFMSLALVAEGLTSVTFIKKMGLGRATEALLEGRRMTASDLEQSGFITRLYSKPAGFHAKDKLATPPILDHVLQHVRDKFLFPNYSAFSLLYTKKLLNDAAYAYTGLDAVNQAELRGAESVFASGAPQKRFENIAAGARHKL from the exons ATGTCTTCGGCCAAGTTCACCTCACCCCCACCCGTTCAACCCGACTCTGTACCTGTTGCCCTGTCGTTCGCGCACAACTGCGACAACCGAGTCGCCGTAATTACGCTGAACGCCCCGGAAAAGCTCAACGCTCTGGGCTGGGCTGACTACAAATGTATCACGCAATGCTTGGAATGGATCGCTTTGCAACCGGATATCCTCGTCACGATTTTCACTGGCAAGGGACGATACTTTTCCGCAGGAGCCAACGTCAAGGATCCCTCACGCACTCTGCCGGACCACGTGGCGAAAGCGGACACCAACACGGCGCATGGCAAAGCGACTGTAGCCGATTTTTACGGCGCACGTGCACAAGCTGGTCAAGGTAGACTGGCACTGGCGCTGCGAAAGCATCCCAAGATCTTGATCGCCGCTCTGAATGGACCCGCTGTGGGACTGTCAGCGGCAATCTTGAGTCACTGTGACCTGGTGTATGCGTACgacgactttttcttgTTCACACCGTTCATgtcgctcgctctcgtAGCTGAGGGCTTGACGTCGGTCACTTTTATCAAAAAGATGGGCCTTGGTAGAGCAACAGAAGCGCTGTTGGAAGGCCGAAGAATGACAGCAAGTGATCTCGAGCAAAGTGGATTCATCACCAGGCTGTACTCGAAGCCAGCTGGATTTCATGCCAAAGACAAGCTTGCTACTCCACCCATCCTGGACCATGTGCTGCAGCATGTGAGGGACAAGTTCTTGTTTCCCAACTACAGCGCGTTTTCCCTGCTGTACACGAAAAAACTGCTCAACGATGCAGCGTATGCTTACACCGGTCTCGACGCCGTCAATCAGGCTGAACTC AGAGGTGCAGAATCCGTGTTTGCATCAGGAGCTCCTCAGAAACGATTCGAAAACATCGCCGCTGGCGCACGTCACAAGCTCTGA
- a CDS encoding putative centractin (ro-4), translating into MAGNEFDDVLTNQPVVIDNGSGSIKAGFAGQDAPKCFFPSFVGRPKHPRVMAGAIEGDLFIGRKAQELRGLLKIKYPMEHGIVTDWEDMERIWNHVYSDELETLSEEHPVLLTEAPLNPRSNRDMAAQIFFETFNVPALFTSIQAVLSLYSSGRTTGIVLDSGDGVTHAVPVYEGFSMPNAIRRVDVAGRDVTENLQTHLRKAGYHLHTSAEKELVRIIKEKTCYVALNPTKEEKDTPQHEEFKLPDGNTIRLGAERFRAPEILFNPELIGQEFPGIHQVIVDSINRTDLDLRKNLFSNIVLSGGTTLTKGFGDRMLAEVKRLAVREMKIKIFAPPERKYATWIGGSILAGLSTFKRMWVSAEEYNEDPDVIHKKTF; encoded by the exons ATGGCTGGAAACGAATTCGACGATGTCCTTACCAACCAACCTGTCGTTATCGATAACGGCTCTGGCTCGATCAAGGCAGGATTCGCAGGTCAGGATGCGCCCAAATGTTTCTTCCCCAGCTTTGTCGGGCGACCAAAACACCCACGAGTCATGGCAGGTGCTATCGAAGGTGACCTCTTCATCGGTCGTAAAGCGCAGGAGCTGCGCGGACTACTAAAGATCAAGTACCCCATGGAGCACGGCATCGTCACCGACTGGGAAGACATGGAACGCATCTGGAACCACGTCTACAGCGACGAACTCGAAACGCTGTCCGAAGAGCATCCAGTCCTACTCACAGAGGCACCGTTGAATCCACGAAGCAATCGCGATATGGCAGCTCAGATCTTCTTCGAGACGTTCAATGTGCCAGCTCTCTTCACGTCCATCCAGGCCGTACTGAGTCTTTATTCTTCCGGCCGCACGACAGGGATAGTGCTAGATTCCGGCGATGGCGTTACACATGCCGTTCCCGTATATGAAGGTTTCTCCATGCCCAATGCGATACGTCGCGTCGACGTGGCTGGCCGAGACGTCACCGAGAACCTGCAAACCCACCTGCGTAAGGCAGGCTATCACCTGCACACATCAGCCGAAAAGGAACTCGTCCGAATCATCAAAGAGAAGACATGCTACGTAGCCCTCAACCCAACCAAGGAGGAGAAAGACACTCCGCAACACGAAGAGTTCAAGCTTCCCGACGGCAATACGATTCGTCTAGGAGCCGAACGCTTCCGTGCACCCGAGATCCTATTCAACCCGGAACTCATCGGTCAAGAGTTCCCCGGTATTCATCAGGTCATCGTGGATTCTATCAACCGTACCGATTTGGACCTTCGCAAGAACCTCTTCAGCAATATCGTGCTTAGTGGCGGTACAACATTGACAAAGGGATTCGGTGATCGAATGTTGGCAGAAGTGAAAAGGCTAGCGGTCAGAGAGATGAAGATCAAGATCTTTGCACCGCCAGAGAGAAAGTACGCGACATGGATCGGAGGTAGTATCTTGGCTGGCTTGAGCACGTTCAAGAGGATGTGGGTTAGTGCAGAGGAATACAACGAGGATCCGGACGTGATTCACAAAAAG ACGTTTTGA
- a CDS encoding uncharacterized protein (related to Glucose 1-dehydrogenase / peroxisomal 2,4-dienoyl-CoA reductase): MSTNETPSLSAQATLSSDDALPTTAQLSAANSAYVLDSHNHRIDFTTLLDRAKTNKLGLVLVFTRHFHCGMCKEFVKALARSSVLTDTSRVSLVVVGPGQAAGLEHYKDQVDRPPFEFYADPELTLYHALGVTRRSLNQGDASKDHIGSHHQQSITQTFLSSVTEIIKSGSLALKGGDFKQLGGEFVWTAEGKPVLAHRMRHTRDHSEMSCTDSVTATTLPNPGIAGSNLLPGKVVAITGASRGIGRACALACAAHGARGVIVHYFGDATTTTEAQSLQIELAQLGANAVLVAGDIADAAVGQSIADAAETEFGRLDVFVSNAGICPFMGFLEMQASTWRKVQDVNLNGAFFATQAAARLMARQTPQGGSIIAIASISALVGGEFQSHYTPTKAGLKSMMDSAAIGLGPLGIRCNSVLPGTIETAINQDDLKDTRKRARMMDRHPLKRLGTPDDIAGPVVFLASDLAKFMTGSSVLVDGGCFVNLQ, from the exons ATGTCCACTAACGAGACGCCGAGCTTAAGCGCCCAAGCAACGCTCAGTTCGGACGACGCGCTTCCCACTACTGCTCAGCTGTCCGCCGCGAATTCGGCCTACGTGTTGGACAGCCACAACCATCGGATCGATTTCACCACcctcctcgatcgagccaagacaaacaagcttggcttggtACTCGTCTTTACGCGCCACTTTCACTGTGGCATGTGCAAGGAGTTCGTAAAAGCCCTCGCACGATCAAGCGTCCTCACTGACACATCGCGAGTCTCACTTGTCGTCGTAGGTCcaggtcaagcagcaggtcTGGAGCATTACAAGGACCAAGTCGACCGTCCACCATTCGAGTTTTACGCTGATCCGGAATTGACGCTGTACCACGCACTTGGAGTGACTCGCAGAAGTCTGAACCAGGGTGACGCCTCCAAGGACCACATCGGATCGCATCACCAGCAAAGCATCACACAAACGTTCCTAAGTAGCGTGACCGAGATCATCAAGTCGGGATCACTGGCACTGAAAGGAGGAGATTTCAAGCAGCTCGGTGGCGAATTTGTTTGGACTGCAGAGGGGAAGCCGGTCCTGGCTCATCGTATGCGACATACCCGAGATCACAGCGAG ATGAGCTGCACAGACAGTGTCACCGCAACGACACTACCCAATCCGGGGATTGCAGGATCCAACCTGCTGCCAGGTAAGGTTGTCGCTATCACCGGCGCGTCGCGTGGTATTGGACGTGCCTGTGCGCTGGCCTGCGCTGCACACGGAGCTAGAGGTGTTATCGTGCACTACTTTGGCGACGCCACCACGACGACTGAGGCACAATCGCTACAAATCGAGTTGGCACAGCTTGGTGCGAATGcggtgctcgtcgctggTGACATCGCCGACGCAGCTGTTGGACAGAGcatcgccgatgcagccgaAACCGAGTTCGGTCGACTGGACGTCTTCGTCTCCAACGCTGGCATCTGCCCGTTTATGGGCTTCCTCGAGATGCAAGCTTCAACATGGCGTAAAGTGCAAGATGTCAATCTGAACGGTGCCTTTTTCGCCACTCAGGCCGCTGCCCGTCTCATGGCTCGTCAAACTCCGCAGGGCGGCTCGATCATCGCGATCGCCTCCATCTCGGCTCTGGTCGGAGGAGAATTCCAGAGCCACTATACACCGACCAAGGCGGGTTTGAAGAGCATGATGGACTCGGCTGCGATTGGATTGGGTCCGCTAGGCATTCGATGCAACAGCGTTCTTCCGGGCACAATCGAGACGGCCATCAACCAGGATGATCTCAAAGATACAcgcaagcgagcaagaATGATGGATCGACATCCGTTGAAAAGGCTGGGGACTCCAGATGATATTGCTGGACCTGTGGTGTTTTTGGCCTCGGATCTGGCCAAGTTCATGACCGGTAGCTcggtgttggtggatgGAGGGTGCTTTGTCAATCTTCAGTAG
- a CDS encoding chaperone EMC4 (related to EMC4 - member of a transmembrane complex required for efficient folding of proteins in the ER) yields MSKTQQQPLSAFRVHYAGSSKAKAHDLPDPIGFTDPDAVSKKQSKTKSSSAVARQRADPAALKMAKAWELAYSPAKSLPMNAIMLYMSGSGVQIFSMMAVGMLITGPLRGISTMNSSFDRLSSPGQSLLLPKILFILCQMAAIALGLYKCWSMGLLPTETSDWLAWRQARTPLEFSPIH; encoded by the exons ATGTCAAAGacacagcaacagccgctCTCAGCATTCCGAGTTCATTATGCCGGCTCCTCAAA AGCAAAGGCGCATGACCTTCCAGATCCAATTGGGTTTACGGATCCGGATGCTGTCAGCAAG AAGCAGTCCAAGACAAAATCTTCATCAGCAGTAGCACGCCAACGCGCAGACCCAGCAGCACTCAAGATGGCGAAAGCGTGGGAGCTGGCGTATTCACCAGCCAAGTCGTTGCCGATGAACGCCATCATGCTGTACATGTCCGGATCCGGCGTACAGATCTTCAGTATGATGGCAGTTGGCATGCTCATCACCGGTCCGCTCCGCGGTATCTCGACAATGAACAGCT CTTTCGACCGCCTCTCCTCGCCAGGACAGAGCCTGTTGCTACCCAAAATCTTGTTCATTCTGTGTCAGATGGCAGCGATTGCCTTGGGATTGTACAAGTGCTGGAGCATGGGGTTGTTGCCAACAGAGACGAGCGACTGGCTCGCTTGGAGACAGGCACGCACA CCACTGGAATTTTCGCCGATTCATTAG
- a CDS encoding uncharacterized protein (related to 2-epi-5-epi-valiolone synthase): MACCGGAIASDMRATVTEVPATSNATGPGYSIQGYEDLKYTYSFVDNVFDQKKEDLAAYYQKWGRVLCVLDENLNELYGPSIKAYFNAHNIKPTLHVFKGGELHKNMDTMLGFVDAMDSFGLIRKEPVLVVGGGLASDVLGYACASYRRSTNYIRVGTTLIALIDAAISIKVGINHKKLKNRLGAYHAPMHTFLDFDFLKTLPIGQTRNGTAELIKILHCTDKYTWGLLVKYGEDLVNTAYGRNATGPGAKELKEAADTICRNAIKGMLDLESPNLHEIGLDRVIANGHSISPTLELAPFPPLRHGHAVTIDMAWSVTLAHMRGYITDADRDEWFGLAGSVGLSVDHPLLTDELILEGNEAIKKTRDGLQRFVLAKPLGKCVFANDISEDEFIKSLAVHKAYVKKIGRGDGVGLDAYADAGDLGADPEALLKERKTEAMRINGVRPTEAVVNHVAPKTALAVAA; this comes from the exons ATGGCTTGCTGCGGCGGTGCGATCGCTTCCGACATGCGGGCTACCGTCACTGAGGTGCCTGCTACCTCGAATGCTACTGGTCCCGGCTACAGCATTCAGGGCTACGAGGACCTCAAGtacacctactcgttcgTTGACAACGTTTTTGAccagaagaaggaggatCTTGCCGCCTACTACCAGAAATGGGGACGTGTCCTCTGTGTTCTTGATGAGAACCTCAACGAGCTCTACGGTCCCTCCATCAAGGCTT ACTTTAACGCTCACAATATCAAGCCTACTCTCCATGTCTTCAAGGGTGGTGAGCTTCACAAGAACATGGATACGATGCTTGGCTTTGTCGATGCCATGGACTCGTTTGGTCTCATCCGAAAGGAACCGGTTCTCGTTGTTGGAGGTGGTCTTGCCTCGGATGTACTCGGCTACGCTTGTGCCTCATACCGACGAAGCACTAACTACATTCGTGTCGGCACGACGCTCATTGCTTtgatcgacgctgccatctCTATCAAGGTTGGCATCAACCATaagaagctcaagaacCGCCTGGGCGCTTATCACGCTCCCATGCACACTTtcctcgactttgacttCCTCAAGACACTCCCTATCGGTCAGACGCGGAACGGTACCGCTGAGCTCATCAAGATTCTCCACTGTACTGACAAGTACACTTGGGGTTTGCTCGTCAAGTATGGCGAGGACCTCGTCAACACCGCTTACGGCCGCAACGCTACAGGACCTGGCgccaaggagctcaaggaggCCGCCGACACCATTTGTCGCAATGCGATTAAGGGCATGCTGGATCTCGAATCGCCCAACCTTCATGAGATTGGTCTTGATCGTGTTATTGCCAACGGTCACTCGATTTCGCCTACTCTTGAGCTTGCCCCCTTTCCACCTCTGCGCCACGGTCACGCCGTCACCATCGACATGGCCTGGTCCGTCACTTTGGCACACATGCGCGGCTACATAACTGATGCCGACCGTGACGAGTGGTTTGGCCTTGCTGGAAGCGTCGGCCTTTCCGTCGACCACCCCTTGTTGACCGACGAGCTCATTCTCGAGGGTAATGAGGCCATCAAGAAGACACGTGACGGTCTGCAGCGATTTGTGCTCGCCAAGCCATTGGGCAAGTGTGTCTTTGCCAACGACATTTCAGAGGACGAGTTCATCAAGTCGCTTGCAGTGCACAAGGCCTACGTCAAGAAGATCGGCCGCGGCGATGGTGTCGGTCTGGATGCCTACGCCGACGCCGGCGACCTTGGTGCTGACCCCGAGGCTCTGCTCAAGGAGCGCAAGACCGAGGCTATGCGCATTAACGGTGTTCGCCCCACCGAGGCTGTCGTCAACCATGTTGCGCCCAAGACTGCTCtcgccgttgctgcttAA